The region TGGCTGTCCGTGAAATGTTCGAGTTCGGTACTAAAAAAGAGTTTGTTCAGGCCGCTTCCCGCCAGCTTATTTGTAATGTTCCGCAGCAATTCTGGATTCTTAATCTTGGTGACGGCATCGCTCCTGAAGGAAGAAAAAGAACTGATAGATGTGTACTTCTGGAACATATAAATTCTGCTCCCATGCGTGCGTTGTGGGTCGGGATGCAAGCCGTGCCTTGGGAGGGACCTCCTGCTGTGCATACTCAAGGTCTGTTGTCTGTAATGTTTGAAGCCACGGTTAATCCTGATTTGAATACAACCAGCTCATCACGTTTTTCTCAGAAAAATTATTTTATGATTTCAGAGAGATATTGCTGCTTGCAGTCTCGCTTCGGATTTCATTTCTGCGGAGTAGAAGCATTGCTTGGTGATCGAGTAAGCGAGAATTATGCAAGTTTTCAGTTTAAAGGAGGCGCTGCCAATCTGGAGCGACGTATTTTACGGGCAAAGTTTGTCGGCGAAATTCTTGATGAGTTCGATTTCAGGGTAAGGATCAGGGAAGACAATCTGAATGCCCGGCTGGAAGGTCTCGGACGTTCGAGTATGGAAAGGCGACTTAAAATTTTAGGCTACCTCATCACTCATACCCGTCAGCTTGATATGATCATGACCAATAGTTTAGAAGTCGAAAAATATAAGACAAAATTTTTCGAAGATTTTAAGCTGTTTCCTGCTGTACAATGAACGCACGACTAGAAAATGCCTGTGAATATGCTTCTGGCAGATGACGTATAAGGTTTAGGGTGTTCTGGGCAGATATATCTGTAATGCCCTTAGAGCCGATGTACGGGAAAACATGGTTTGTAACCCGTCTGGCACATACGATATATAGACATCTTCGACACATCTCGAAGCCCAATCTCTTAACAGATATTCTTTTGTTGACATGGTTATTGGCTTTCTATATTTACTTCACTAGTCAAATACTAATCAACCATTAAGCAAGGAATGTTCAAATGAATAACGCAGCACTCATTATATCCATGGCTACTCTTCAATCAAATTTATTGAAGAAAATAGACCTACAGCTATCCGTACACGGAATAAGTTTTACCGAATTCCTCATCTTGTACCATCTTAGTAAGGCATCAAAGATGACAATGCGACGAATCGATTTGGCTGAAAGTGTCGGCTTGAGCGCCTCTGGAGTGACACGGCTTGTGAACCCGATGGAAAAGAACCACTTGGTCCAAAAGAAAAGCAACCCGCGTGACGCTCGAGTCAGTCTTGTCGAACTTTCAGAAACAGGAGCCAATCTCTTCAAGGATGCATGGAGCAGCTTTCAACTTATAGCCGATTCCATCCTTAAGCCGCTCAATGACAAACAAACTGAAACACTCTCAGTGCTTATTGATAAGCTGCAGTAAATTAGAAAGATAAACCAAACCGATCTCGAACCAATTCAAAAATCGGGTCCTGCCATAAGCGACCTGCAACACATTTTCAATACAGTTAATTCTCTGATCAGCAAGTTCAGTGTATTCATTTAGGAGCATCCCATGCTTGACGCGACAGTAAAATATCCAATGGTCATGCCGGATGGCACTGTTATCCGGAGTGTCGTACAACTCAACCATGTAATAGACC is a window of Maridesulfovibrio sp. DNA encoding:
- a CDS encoding MarR family winged helix-turn-helix transcriptional regulator — translated: MNNAALIISMATLQSNLLKKIDLQLSVHGISFTEFLILYHLSKASKMTMRRIDLAESVGLSASGVTRLVNPMEKNHLVQKKSNPRDARVSLVELSETGANLFKDAWSSFQLIADSILKPLNDKQTETLSVLIDKLQ